A single window of Neosynechococcus sphagnicola sy1 DNA harbors:
- the secG gene encoding preprotein translocase subunit SecG — MAVEILKIVWLVSALGLTILVLLHSPKGDGIGAIGGQAQLFTSTKSAETTLNRITWTLSVMFMGLTIILSANWLSQ; from the coding sequence ATGGCTGTCGAGATTCTCAAAATTGTCTGGTTGGTCTCTGCCCTGGGTCTGACGATTCTGGTTTTACTCCACAGCCCCAAAGGTGATGGCATTGGCGCGATTGGTGGGCAGGCACAACTATTTACCAGCACGAAAAGTGCTGAAACAACCCTGAATCGGATCACCTGGACCCTGAGTGTGATGTTTATGGGGCTGACGATCATTTTGAGCGCCAACTGGCTCAGTCAATAG
- a CDS encoding BrnT family toxin: protein MSFEEAVTVFGDPLAITKNDPDHSVGEFRLVTIGISHLERLVVVLHTEREEQIRLISAHLATRNERKRYEFGD, encoded by the coding sequence GTGTCTTTTGAGGAAGCGGTGACGGTTTTTGGTGATCCACTGGCTATCACCAAAAACGATCCTGACCACTCGGTCGGTGAATTTCGCTTGGTGACGATCGGGATTTCTCATTTAGAGCGTCTTGTCGTGGTATTGCATACTGAAAGAGAGGAGCAGATTCGCCTGATCAGTGCGCATTTAGCAACCCGTAATGAGAGAAAAAGGTATGAGTTCGGAGATTGA
- a CDS encoding MOSC domain-containing protein: MKLISICVGLPREVSWKGRPITTSIFKQPVAGRVMMRSLNLAGDQQADLTVHGGTEKAIYAYPMEHYAYWRQELPDQELPWGAFGENLTIEGLSETTVNIGDRFRIGTAEVMVTQPRFPCFKLNLKFGRDDMVKRFLNSRLSGIYFSVVKEGEVGAGDEIAQVSRDENNITVADIVKIYVREADDILVHRALQVPALATELKTYFQQQIK; the protein is encoded by the coding sequence ATGAAACTAATTTCCATTTGTGTTGGATTGCCACGGGAAGTGAGTTGGAAGGGAAGGCCGATCACAACGAGTATTTTTAAGCAGCCTGTGGCCGGACGGGTGATGATGCGATCGCTGAATCTAGCCGGTGATCAGCAGGCAGATTTAACGGTGCATGGCGGTACCGAGAAAGCGATTTACGCCTATCCCATGGAGCATTACGCTTATTGGCGGCAAGAGTTACCGGATCAAGAGTTGCCTTGGGGCGCGTTTGGCGAGAACCTGACGATCGAGGGCTTATCAGAAACGACGGTGAATATCGGCGATCGCTTTCGCATTGGCACCGCTGAAGTGATGGTGACGCAGCCCCGATTCCCTTGCTTCAAGCTCAATCTCAAGTTTGGGCGCGACGATATGGTTAAACGGTTTCTCAACAGTCGGTTGAGCGGTATCTACTTCTCGGTTGTGAAGGAGGGGGAAGTTGGCGCGGGGGATGAGATCGCACAGGTAAGCCGCGACGAAAACAATATCACCGTTGCCGACATTGTGAAAATCTATGTGCGTGAGGCGGATGACATTTTGGTGCACCGCGCCCTTCAGGTTCCAGCCTTAGCGACCGAATTGAAGACCTACTTCCAACAACAAATAAAATAA
- a CDS encoding FIST N-terminal domain-containing protein, whose protein sequence is MQWVNALSTRPSLEAAVAEVVERTTRQLQSDADLGLVFISSAFASEYSRLMPLLQERLRVPTLIGCSGGGSDRDGCPRGHPRGRGRVSPQLKSGLSPRGKDPQLSHLR, encoded by the coding sequence ATGCAGTGGGTGAATGCCCTATCGACACGCCCATCCTTAGAGGCAGCAGTTGCAGAGGTGGTAGAACGCACGACTCGACAGTTGCAGTCGGATGCAGATTTGGGGCTGGTCTTTATCTCTTCGGCTTTTGCCAGTGAATACTCGCGATTAATGCCGCTATTACAGGAGCGGTTGCGGGTTCCCACCCTGATTGGTTGTAGTGGGGGGGGTAGTGATCGGGATGGATGCCCAAGGGGTCACCCGAGAGGTAGAGGGAGAGTCAGCCCTCAGCTTAAGTCTGGCCTATCTCCCAGGGGTAAAGATCCACAGCTTTCACATCTCCGCTGA
- a CDS encoding FIST signal transduction protein, whose translation MDAQGVTREVEGESALSLSLAYLPGVKIHSFHISAEDLPDLDSPPDAWTALMGVQPQEQPQFILLADAFSAKVNDLLQGLDYAYADTVKVGGLANSGAASSTGLFCDYRLYREGTVGVVLSGNIVLDTIVAQGCRPVGPLFRVIEGERNFLMGLEEEPDLENLSASRCPQQTPLEALQGIIQDLSEADRTLAQHSLFIGIARDGFKQHLEQGDFLIRNLLGVDPRSGVIAIGDRVRSGQRIRFHLRDAQTSAEDLQLLLKRYPKSDQGRSATAGALMFTCLGRGEGLYGQPDFDSQLFSQYLQQVPLGGFFCNGEIGPVAGNTFLHGYTSVFGICHQP comes from the coding sequence ATGGATGCCCAAGGGGTCACCCGAGAGGTAGAGGGAGAGTCAGCCCTCAGCTTAAGTCTGGCCTATCTCCCAGGGGTAAAGATCCACAGCTTTCACATCTCCGCTGAGGATCTGCCCGATCTGGATAGCCCTCCGGATGCCTGGACGGCCTTGATGGGAGTGCAACCCCAAGAACAGCCCCAGTTTATTCTGCTAGCCGATGCCTTCTCTGCGAAGGTGAATGATCTGCTCCAAGGCCTTGACTATGCCTATGCTGACACGGTGAAAGTGGGTGGACTGGCAAATTCTGGAGCAGCCAGCAGTACGGGACTGTTCTGCGATTATCGACTCTATCGGGAGGGAACCGTGGGGGTGGTACTCAGCGGCAACATTGTCCTAGATACGATTGTGGCTCAGGGTTGTCGTCCTGTTGGCCCCCTGTTCCGGGTGATTGAAGGGGAGCGAAATTTCCTCATGGGTCTTGAAGAAGAGCCAGATCTAGAGAACCTCAGTGCCAGTCGGTGTCCACAGCAAACCCCCCTGGAGGCGCTGCAAGGGATTATCCAAGATCTGAGTGAGGCCGACCGCACCTTGGCCCAACATTCTCTGTTTATTGGCATTGCTCGGGATGGGTTTAAACAGCACTTGGAGCAGGGAGATTTCTTGATTCGGAATTTGTTAGGAGTTGACCCCCGATCGGGGGTGATTGCCATTGGCGATCGCGTGCGATCGGGGCAACGGATTCGCTTCCATTTGCGTGATGCCCAGACCTCGGCGGAGGATCTGCAACTGTTGTTAAAGCGGTATCCAAAATCTGATCAGGGGCGATCTGCGACAGCCGGAGCCTTGATGTTTACTTGCCTCGGGCGCGGGGAGGGGCTTTACGGCCAACCCGACTTTGATTCCCAACTCTTTAGCCAGTACTTGCAACAGGTACCCCTAGGAGGATTTTTCTGTAATGGTGAAATTGGCCCAGTTGCTGGAAATACCTTTCTTCACGGTTACACCTCGGTCTTTGGCATTTGCCACCAGCCCTAA
- the sufU gene encoding Fe-S cluster assembly sulfur transfer protein SufU: MTIANLRDLYQQVILEHYKKPRHRGTTNPVHRHQRGHNPSCGDTIELTLQLSEGGDRIQEVKFEGEGCAIAMASADLMAEALRGREVQEALAMVQQFQNMMKGQAEFPKEFRKLNVMQGVSQFPVRIKCATLSWHTLKAALETANGNLMPGFISNETE; the protein is encoded by the coding sequence ATGACGATCGCAAATCTGCGTGACCTCTACCAACAAGTGATTCTGGAACACTATAAAAAACCCCGGCATCGCGGTACCACCAATCCCGTGCATCGCCACCAGCGGGGACATAATCCCTCCTGTGGAGACACGATTGAGTTGACACTGCAACTGAGTGAAGGGGGTGATCGGATCCAGGAGGTCAAATTTGAAGGCGAAGGGTGTGCGATCGCCATGGCTTCTGCGGATTTGATGGCGGAGGCATTGCGCGGTCGGGAGGTTCAAGAAGCCCTGGCCATGGTGCAGCAGTTTCAGAACATGATGAAGGGGCAGGCCGAATTTCCCAAGGAATTTCGCAAGTTAAATGTGATGCAGGGGGTGTCTCAGTTCCCGGTACGCATCAAATGTGCCACCTTGTCCTGGCATACGCTGAAAGCGGCACTGGAAACTGCCAATGGCAACCTCATGCCAGGGTTTATTAGCAACGAAACCGAGTGA